tgccaaatcttttcagactcTCTAGCAGTTTCAAACAAAACCTCAGTTTCCACCATCTTCTAACTGAGGCAGCACTGTCTTCTGACGTTACCCCAttaaagttgacatttaaaatggttacggttagggttacgGTTAAGGTCAGTGTTTAGGGCATGAACGTCCCAGGGATTCCATATAGCACTAACCGTTATGATTCCCATGACTGTCGTAAAGCACCACCCTCTTTCAGCTGCAATGGCATTTGCTGCGACAGTACTTTCCGGCAGCGGTGAAACCGAGGAGAAAGCAACGATAGGCGTCGGAAGTAAAACAGAAATAGTTTCTGAAACCCTCGTATTTGCACAATTACCGCATAAGGGAAGTGAGCTTCGTTTATAAACCCTTTCACCTTGTAGATGAAACTTTATTTAGCGTTTTTTTTAAACGTGTATCGCCCCCTTGATGAAGTGGGATGGCTGCAGTGCCGACTGGGCCTAGCAGCGCATTGCCAGCATCCCCGGCTGAAATTATTCCCTTCCCCGGGGATGGGAGTTTCGAACCTGGGCAAGGGGAGCAGTCCAGTTGCGGTCGGGAGGGCTCTGTAGCCTCTGGGGCTAGACAGGACCAGCAGGTCAGCGAGGACAAACGGTCAAGTaagaaaaaacagaaaaacatgcTATCCCATGCTAACCCGGCTGCGCTACACCTCAAAACGCAAGCCCTGCAAGAACAGAAAATGAACGGCTTGGTCAGTCCGTTGGAAAATCGACCCAAAAATCTGAGAACGTCCACGGAGTACTGTGACAACAGCAGTTTTGGAGACGACCCGAGCGACAAAAACAATAGCGACCATTGCTGCCAACATGAGGACCACAGTCCGTGTTCGAAAGGCAGCCACCCTCACTTGAACAACAATAGCATGAACGGTATGCTGACTATCACAAGAACTGAGGCTATCCAAAGCCACCCTGTAACGGGAGACAGCCCCGGTGGTAACGTTAGGAAAGGGGAATGCGACCCCACGGAAGCCCCTCGTCCACCGAGCCAGCAGTCCCCAGACTGCGAAGGCCCCGGTGAGCCCCGGGCTGGAGTAGAGAGTGAACCGAACGCCTCATACCAGCCGCCGGTGTCAGAACTAGCGAGGCTGGATCTGAACTGCTCGCCTTgccgaggagaggaagagagccaAGGGATTCATTATGTCCGCTACGAATCCGAGTTACAGATGCCAGGAATCATGAGGTTGATCACCAAGGACTTATCTGAGCCCTATTCCATTTATACCTATAGGTACTTCATCCACAACTGGCCGCAGCTCTGCTTTCTGGTGAGTATGACATaataattgattggatttataCAGCACTTTTCTAGCAACTGAGGTACTCAAGCGCTTTAGTAGTAAGGgggaaactcacctcatccaccaccaatgtgCAGCAACCACCTGGGTGATGCACTGTGACCATTTTTGTGTGCAAACACTCACCATACATCAGCTAtcaggtggagaggtgaggaaTGATATGGCAATTAGGAATAGGGCcaggttgggaatttagccaTGACACAGGGTTTAAGAGCCTCTtaagataagtgccatgggaaTTCTTATTACCACAGAGAGttaggacacctgtttaacgtcccatcaGAAAGGCCGCACCCTACGCAGGGCAATGTCCCCTTCACTGCTCGGTGGGCATTGGGATCTCCTTAGAACAGAGGGAAGAGTGCCCCctgctggccctccaacaccacttccagcagcatcttgtctcccatccagggaccaaccctgcttagtttcagaggcaagccagcagtggtatgcagggtggtatgctgctgacaAGACACTATCTatagccctcaaactcaactctggaccactgcattttttttcattgttcccttctaatcagggactgatttagacctgcgacaccaggtgtgtgcaaatcattatcaggttgaacagaaccagcaggctccgggcctcgtag
The window above is part of the Salmo salar chromosome ssa15, Ssal_v3.1, whole genome shotgun sequence genome. Proteins encoded here:
- the LOC106571576 gene encoding N-alpha-acetyltransferase 30, which codes for MAAVPTGPSSALPASPAEIIPFPGDGSFEPGQGEQSSCGREGSVASGARQDQQVSEDKRSSKKKQKNMLSHANPAALHLKTQALQEQKMNGLVSPLENRPKNLRTSTEYCDNSSFGDDPSDKNNSDHCCQHEDHSPCSKGSHPHLNNNSMNGMLTITRTEAIQSHPVTGDSPGGNVRKGECDPTEAPRPPSQQSPDCEGPGEPRAGVESEPNASYQPPVSELARLDLNCSPCRGEEESQGIHYVRYESELQMPGIMRLITKDLSEPYSIYTYRYFIHNWPQLCFLAMVEQECVGGIVCKLDMHKKMFRRGYIAMLAVDSKHRRKSIGTNLVKKAIYSMVEGDCDEVVLETEITNKSALKLYENLGFVRDKRLFRYYLNGVDALRLKLWLR